AGCTGTTGCAATGTCGCTGCTGGTAGCATATGCTGCAATAGGCGGTGCTTATAACAAGTCGATATTCCCCGTGTCCGTACTTGTCTGGACTATGCTTATATCTTTGGTCACGGCAATGCAACTTTCTTATGGTGCTTCAGGGAGCGGAAACATCAGAAATTTTCTCTCGACTATGCCATTGAGCAGGAAAGTGGCTTCAAGACTTGCGGCAACAGCCATGATAAAGACAATAGATTTGCCGCTGACCTCTTCGTTGCTGATAATTGTGCTATCGTTTTTCGTACTCGGCTTTTACGGCATGCTTGCCGGATTCCTCGCACTGATGACCGGCTTCTCAGTATTCCTGATAACAGCCTCACTCACAACAAAAATTTTCAGGAGCATACATGTGGATAACAGGATAAGCCTGCTTGTAAGGCTCCTTTCATCACTTCCTATAATTTTCTTTATAGCAGTTCCTACCGTACTTTTCAGACTTGACATAAGCCTTGACAGTACTGAAATAATGTATATTCCGATACTGAGCCTTGCAGGTGTTATGGACGGCTACTTCAGCTCCATAATAGTGTCGTCCATTTTCGGTATCGCACTGACAGTTTATGGTTCTCACCTGTTTGGAAGAAGTGCGATTCAATTAATTTCGCCTAATGAACTTGTCGGAAAAACAGCCGGACGATTGAGACTTAAAATAAGAAGTCCTCTTGTATCGCTCATAATCACGGATTTGAGACAGGTTTTACGCTCTCCCAGGCTGGCAGGCCTTTTTTTCATCCCGTTTGTCCTGATGGTCGTTGTCGTATTTTACTTCACATCATCTTTCAATGGGCGCTTCATTATACCGTTTCCCGTGTTCTATACCGAAGACATATTACCAATGGCTCTGGTCAGTTCTTACATAGCATATGTTCTCTATATGACAGAACTTAAGGGACTGGCATACTTCAAGATGCTCTCTGTGTCTAAATATCTGAATCTTGCAGCAAAGCTTGTGGTGTCGCTTGCGCTGTACGCTGTATCGGCCGTCGTTCTGACAACGATATTGATTATTTCCGGAAAGGGGGAAAACTACATTACAGCGATCTATACACTGTTTTTTCCGCTGCTTGCGTCTGTTATTTTTACATCTGTCTATTTCCAGAACGCTGTGAGAGAGACGAAATTCGGCATAAGTAATCCTTCATCATACATGGTTTATGCCATTACGAATCTTGCAGTTTTTGCTGTTCCTGCGGGAGCATTCCTGGCAGCCTTCCTTCTTTCCGGAAACCAGATGTTCGCAGGACTGTCAATAGCGCTGGTTTCGTCAGTTGAAGCGGTCATAATGATGGTTTTGCTGTCCTTTGCCCCCGAATGATGATTGAAGAGAACACTTTTTAAAGGAATAGTAAAATCAACGTGTGTGTACAGGCGCGAAACCCTTGAGGCCAGAAGAATAGCGAAGGAGAGAATTGAGAAACTCTTCACACTCGCAGAAAGCACAGCTTCGGAAGGAGACAGGGAGAGAAGCAGGAAATACGTGCTTCTTGCGAGGAGGATAGGCATGAAACTGGACATACCCGTTGGACACAGGAAGGAATTTTGCAGAGAGTGCAGCAGTTATCTGCTGCCTGGCAGGAACTGCAGGATTAGGATTTCAAACAGAAGACTTGCGATAACCTGCCTGGAATGTGGTAAAATTTCCCGATTCCCCTTTTCCAGGAAACAGAAGAATGACAGAGTTAATGCCTGTGAGACTGTTAAAGGACAAGTGATATTACGATAGACAGAAAAGAACGTGCAGAGGCACACCGTCTGAAAGCTACGATACAGGTAGGCAAAAGAGGGGTTACAGAAGACTCGATAAGGGAAACGATTTCGCAGATAAAGAAGAGGGGGATGGTAAAGGTTAAATTCAACAGCAGTTCCGAAGAAATAGATTCGTTCATCGATTCCATAAGTGAAAATGCAACTCTCGTGATGAGAAGAGGTAGAACCATCGTGTTCAGAAAAATGAGGTAATCAGGATGTTAGATGCTCGACTCATAAGAGAAAACAGGAAGCTTGTGATTGACTCGTTCATAAACAGAAACAGGGATACATCAATTCTGGACAGATTCGATGATATCGACAGAGCCTGGAAAAAAGCGGTTGACAGGCGAAATGCGATTAATAGAATTAGAAATGAAAGCGCAATAGCGATTTCGAAACTTACTGGCATCGAGAGGGAAAAGGAGATTGAAGAAGCAAAAGGAATTGCAGCGGAGCTTAAGCATGTCAGCGATGAAATTCAAAAACTCGAAAAGGAGAGAGAAGAACTGCTTCTCTATTTTCCAAATATACCAGCAGTAAATACTCCTGTAGGCAAAAGCGAAGAAGAGAACGTAATAGTCGGCATGCCCATTGAGCCTAGGAGGTTTAGTTTCAAACCGCTACCCCATTATGAACTTTGTGAACGACTCAATATGCTTGATATGAAAAGGGGTGCAAAAATAACGGGAAGTGGATTCTATGTCCTGGAGGGTGAAGGGGCTAGACTGGAACGGGCGCTTATCAATTACATGATGGACATGCACAGAAGGCAGGGATATACAGAGGTTCAGGTTCCCGTAATTGTGAGGTCGAAATGCGCGCTTGGTACAGGTACGCTACCTGAAAAGAAGGATGACATGTACTGGGTAGAAGGTGAAGATCTCCTGCTGAATCCCACTGCAGAAGTACCGGTAACCAATCTGTTAAGTGAGGAGATACTCTCTAAGGAGGAGCTGCCGGTATACTATACCGCTTATCTTCGTTCCTTTAGAAAGGAGGCCGGAAAGCATGTGGATCTCAAAGGCATAGGGAGGGTGCACGAGTTTAACAAAGTTGAACTCGTAAAATTTGTCGAACCGGAAGCCAGGATGGAGGAATTGCGGAAACTGCTGAACGATGCAGAGGAAGTGGTAAAGGGATTGAATCTGCCATACAGGATCAAGCACCTCTGTACCGGCGATCTCGGTTTCTCAAACGAGGAGACTTTTGACATAGAAGTTTATGCGCCTGGTGTTGACAACTGGCTTGAAGTCTCTTCCTGCAGTTCGTTCGGGGATTTTCAGGCAAGGAGGGCACATATAAAGTACAGGAAGGCGCCCCATCTAAAGAGCGAGTTTGTAGCCACACTGAACGGTTCAGGCCTTGCGCTGCCAAGGACCTTCATCGGGGTGGTGGAGAATTACCAGCTGGAAGACGGGAGAATTGAGATACCGGATGTTCTCAGGCCTTATATGGGCAATGAAAGAGTGATTTCTCAGTGATTTCTCTGAAGTAAAACCCGTAGTGATAAATATAAGAACAATGAAGCTTCATTTACCCTTTATTCAGGCACAAATATTTCCTGAAAGTTTGGTGTCCATATGGAGGAAGTGGTAGAGATCATTGCCTGTCCGGTATGCAACCAGGAAGTTACGTTAGAGGATGCTTCTTGCCCGCATTGTGGCGCAGAATTCGCCCCTGGAGTGGTAAACGACACAAAGATCGGTGGTAAAATGAAAACAGAGGCAGCAGACAGATCTGCCGGAAGATTGAGTCCTACAAAACCGATTGTCTCCACCGGAGTCCAGACAATCCTTCTGGGTGCAACTTACCTTTTCGGCTATGCATCCATACTTGCCGGGAATTACATCTCACACGGCGGACTCCTAAACAACAGCTACATGACGATACTAGTAGCATTCGGCGTGATAACAATCGCATTTGCTTTCATCGCAGCATTGCTGTTTGGCAGACTCGGGGGAGCGGTAAATTACAGGATCAACATACCTATGATGATTGGTTTTCTGCTTCTTCTGCCGCCGCTCCTATTTATATTCAGGTGGTAAAACCTAGGCGTTTCCTTCTTCGGTTGACGTTTGCGTTGTTGCCGGCGGCTCTCTGCGTGTGGCCTGCATTATCATCCTCTTTTTCCTGGATATGCGGATAAATTGTGAAATTATACCGATGACAACAACTGCAAAAGAAATTTCCGTTGCATACTGTCCGAATCTTATATCCACCAGCCCATAATCCACAAGTAAACCGCCGGCAATCGAGGTAAAGACAGCTACCAGGTCTTTGAAATAGATTATACAGATTATGAAAACCACTATTGCAACAATCAATGCAACGGCAAAGGGAAAAGTGGCTCCCTGAGAACGGCTGCTGAACACTCCTCCCGAAACACCGAAAAGATAGAGCACAAAAATCATAGTGAAATATGCGATCAGCAGAGAGATGCCGGCTTCAGCTATGTAGTAGAAAAGTATGGCGCCTATGAGTGCGCCTATAAATCCTACAAGGAGACCGCCTAAAAGGCCAGCGATCAGTGTACCAAACGAGAGACCTATGACACCGCCAAGAACCGCTCCGATAAGGGTAGTAAGCGGCCTCCAGAGCTCTTCTCCAACAAAGGCGAGAATAAGGCCTATTATTATGGCGATGAAACCCACATAAGGATAGACTGAGTGAGGTATAGAGGGAACAACGGAATATAGCTGATTCAGCATAAATGCAGATCACATCACAATGGTATAACTACTTTATTTAACAGAAATCAAACATGCTGACAACCACCTGGCATCATTTCAGCAAAAAAATGGAAAGGGGTCTTTGGACCCGGTTTAATTTATGAATGTTAAACAATTTATTTCCCAATTCTGAATACCTTTGTACCGCAGTTAGGACATGTGCCCTTTGTTGCAGGCTTCCCATTCTTTAGCTTTGTCTTAACCGGGTTCTTGACTTCAACCGACTTCTTGCACTTTACACAATATGCTTTGACTTTATCAGGCGTGGATTCCACCTTTTGCGTCCATTCACAAGGTATTATAAAAAAGCATCGTGAAAACAAGCATTATTTGCTCTCAATTTTACCTCAAAGCCAGCTAAAAATAAGCGATGCAGGGGGCATGAAGCATCCTTCGCTATGAAAGAATCGTTAATAAATTATTAATATAAAGGTTATCAACCTAGTCCGCACTACCAGGTACAGTCATGCAGAAACCGCTGATAAGTGTAATAATAACAGCTTACGGGAGAAAGATGTTTTTGAAGGATGCGCTTATCTCCGTTGCGTCACAGGATATTGACAGAGACAAATTCGAGATATTTGTTGTCAAGAATTTCAATGATACTGAAATAGATGAGCTTTGCCTTAAGACTGGAGCTGAAATGATAAACAGCGAAGAGAGCAACGTAACACTCTTCAGATATGCCGCCATTGACAGATGCCGAGGAGAGATACTCTGTTTTCTCGATGATGATGACAGATGGGAGAAAAGAAAACTCGAACATGTTCTGGAGGTGTTCAGGAAGTATCGCCGACTTGGCTTCTATAGAAATTCAATAAAATTCATTAACCATGACGGCAGGGTGATAGAGAATCCTTATCGATACAGACCTGTCCAGTTTAATGAGCACGGTCACACTTTATATGTAGATGGCAGCAGGATGGAACGCTTCGCTTCACACGCGGTAAACAGGCGTTACGATTTCAACTGCAGTTCAATTTCTATCAGAAAGGAGATACTTCTTAGATACAGAAACTTTGCACCCGGTATCATATCCTCATTCGATAGTTTCATGTTCTATTGCACAGCAATCAGCGGCTACTCTTTCCTTGCAGATGATAGCGAGTTGACACATTACAGGATTAATGGGGGAAGCATATCATTCTCCCCTACACTGAGCTTCTCCGGAAGACAGACGGTCACGTACAGAACGCTACTCGCAATGGCCGACTTCTACGGCAAGAGGAATCTTATCAAGATGCTCGAAAGACAGCTGGCTTTTTTTATGCTCATTAACACAATACATAAGCAGGAAGCGCAAAAGCGTGAAGTGCTAAGACTCACGGTCGAGTTTACGAGGCATATGCACATATACAAAATCGCTGAAAATTTCGTGACTGCGGTCATCTCCACGATGTACATAATTCATCCAAGTTTAAGCAGATCTCTCTATGAAAAATTCACATCTGTTAAGATGCCTATCCTGCAATAACATCTGCCCTGACATTTTCAATACATCCGTGCGGAGTTGAGAAAGCTCAGGACATATATGCGATGTGCACTATCAGAGTTGCTGAAGACTTCGAATGAGATGGTAGGAAAGCTTGGGTTCTAGCAGCAGATTATGCAAAATGGACCGAATCGGAGTTTAATTTTTCTTGCTGGTAGATCGTGCTAAAATGGAGTACAGATAATGGAAGCCGTCCGCCGGTCTATTGGGCAAACGTACTTTTTCAAGATAGTCCATGCTTATTTTTCCCAAACCATCCACAATGTAAGCCT
This genomic interval from Candidatus Sysuiplasma jiujiangense contains the following:
- a CDS encoding YhbY family RNA-binding protein, with the protein product MTIDRKERAEAHRLKATIQVGKRGVTEDSIRETISQIKKRGMVKVKFNSSSEEIDSFIDSISENATLVMRRGRTIVFRKMR
- the serS gene encoding serine--tRNA ligase, with amino-acid sequence MLDARLIRENRKLVIDSFINRNRDTSILDRFDDIDRAWKKAVDRRNAINRIRNESAIAISKLTGIEREKEIEEAKGIAAELKHVSDEIQKLEKEREELLLYFPNIPAVNTPVGKSEEENVIVGMPIEPRRFSFKPLPHYELCERLNMLDMKRGAKITGSGFYVLEGEGARLERALINYMMDMHRRQGYTEVQVPVIVRSKCALGTGTLPEKKDDMYWVEGEDLLLNPTAEVPVTNLLSEEILSKEELPVYYTAYLRSFRKEAGKHVDLKGIGRVHEFNKVELVKFVEPEARMEELRKLLNDAEEVVKGLNLPYRIKHLCTGDLGFSNEETFDIEVYAPGVDNWLEVSSCSSFGDFQARRAHIKYRKAPHLKSEFVATLNGSGLALPRTFIGVVENYQLEDGRIEIPDVLRPYMGNERVISQ
- a CDS encoding glycosyltransferase family 2 protein; translation: MQKPLISVIITAYGRKMFLKDALISVASQDIDRDKFEIFVVKNFNDTEIDELCLKTGAEMINSEESNVTLFRYAAIDRCRGEILCFLDDDDRWEKRKLEHVLEVFRKYRRLGFYRNSIKFINHDGRVIENPYRYRPVQFNEHGHTLYVDGSRMERFASHAVNRRYDFNCSSISIRKEILLRYRNFAPGIISSFDSFMFYCTAISGYSFLADDSELTHYRINGGSISFSPTLSFSGRQTVTYRTLLAMADFYGKRNLIKMLERQLAFFMLINTIHKQEAQKREVLRLTVEFTRHMHIYKIAENFVTAVISTMYIIHPSLSRSLYEKFTSVKMPILQ